The DNA segment AAATGGAGATTTCCCTCAATGGATAAGTAACATGAGCAGCTTGGAATACTTAAATTTTTCAGGTAATAGTTTAGAAGGGTCATTGCCTGATTCAATAGGAGACTTGAAAATGTTGAAGTACTTGAGTTTATCTGGTAATAAATTGAGTGGAAACATTCCAAAATCTATGGTTTATTGTACTAGTTTATCGACCAttcggctaaaagaaaatgcaTTGACTGGTAGCATTCCTGAGGGACTGTTTGGTATAGGATTAGAAGAAGCAGATTTTTCAAGAAATGAGTTAAGTGGTTCAATTCCCCCTGGTTCTGGCAAATTATTTGAATCACTTCAAGTTCTTGATTTATCTGGAAACAATCTTACTGGAAATATTCCAGCTGAAGTGGGACTTTTCTCCAAGTTGAGATATTTGAATCTTTCTTGGAATAATTTTCAATCAAGATTGCCTCCTGAAGTTGGATATTTTCAGAATCTAACGGTGTTAGATCTTCGATACAGTGCTTTAGTTGGATCAATTCCTGGTGATATATGTGATTCTGGTAGCTTAGGAATTCTTCAGCTTGATGGAAATTCATTGACTGGACCTATTCCTGATGAGATTGGAAATTGTTCATCCCTCTACTTATTGTAAGTACAATTTTCTGATTTCTCTTATTATATTATTCAGTACTGTCAAATGAAGGgggccttggcgtaactggtaaagttattgccatgtgaccaggaggtcacgggttcgaaccGTGGAAACAGtcaaacagcctcttgcagaaatgcagggtaaggctgtgtacgatagacccttgtggtccggccctttcccggaccccgcgcatagcgggagcttagtacacCGGAATGCCCTTTTTGTACTGTCAAATGAATGTCATAGTAATTTATTCATCAAAACTCATTTGATCAATTTCATAAAAGAGGATGTCCTTAGTCTTTATAGTTTCTCTTTGCTTTCTTTATTTTACTATAGTCTTGAACTGAATGCCAAAATTTGCTAAATTGCAGGAGTTTGTCTCATAATAACTTAAGTGGCTCAATACCAAGGTCTCTTTCAATGTTGAGGAAGCTCAAGATTTTGAAGCTAGAGTATAACCAATTGAGTGGTGAAATACCACAAGAGCTTGGCAAATTGGAAAATCTTCTGGCTGTTAATATATCCTACAACAGGCTCGTTGGACGGCTTCCATTTGGTAGTATATTCCAGAATTTAGACCAGAGTTCATTGGAAGGGAATTTGGGCATTTGTTCACCCTTATTGAAAGGTCCTTGTAAGATGAATGTGCCAAAGCCTTTGGTTCTTGATCCTTATGCTTATGGAAACCAAATGGGAGGTCAAAACCGGGGCGATGAAACTTCAAGAAGCAATAGCAAAAGGTTCAAACACCATAGATTCCTTAGTATTTCATCCATTGTTGCAATCTCTGCTGCAGCTTTGATCGCGGTTGGAGTAATGGTGATAGCCTTACTAAATGCTTCTGTTCGAAGGAAGATTGCGTTTGTTGACAACGCCTTGGAAAGCATGTGCTCAAGTTCTTCTAAATCCGGGAGCCTAGCCACAGGAAAGCTAGTGTTATTGGACTCTAAAACATCCCCGGATTGGACAAATAACAGTCTTGAATCAGTCCTAAACAAGGCATGTGAAATCGGTGAAGGTGTTTTCGGGACAGTTTACAAGGCTCCATTGGGAGGAGAAGGAAGATTAGTAGCTATCAAGAAGCTTGTGACATCAAAGATACTCCAATATCCTGAGGATTTTGATAGAGAAGTCAGAGTTTTAGCAAAAGCAAGGCATCAAAACCTGATATCCTTAAGAGGGTATTACTGGACTCCTCAACTTCAGCTTTTAGTATCAGATTATGCACCAGAAGGAAGTTTACAAGCCAAACTGCACGATAGGCCATCGTCTTCACCTCCACTGTCTTGGTCCAATCGGTTCAAGATTGTGCTCGGGACAGCCAAGGGACTAGCACATTTGCACCACGCGTTTAGGCCAGCAATCATTCACTACAACATAAAGCCTAGCAACATCCTCCTTGATGAGAATCTCAACCcgaaaatatcagattttgggcTGGCAAGGCTCGTGACAAAACTCGATAAACATATGATAAGCAACAGGTTCCAGAGCGCACTAGGCTATGTAGCACCTGAATTAGCATGCCAGAGCTTAAGGGTGAACGAAAAGTGCGACGTTTATGGTTTTGGGATGTTGATTCTTGAAATTGTGACAGGGAGAAGACCAATTGAGTATTGTGAAGACAATGTGTTGATACTCAATGATCATGTGAGAGTGTTGCTTGAACAAGGGAATGTTTTGGAATGTGTTGATCCAACATTGGATACATATCCTGAAGAGGAAGTTTTGCCTGTTCTGAAATTGGCTTTGGTATGCACTTCTCAAATACCATCAAGTAGGCCTTCAATGGCTGAAGTGGTTCAAATCTTGCAGGTCATCAAAACACCTGTTCCTCAAAGAATGGAAGCATACTAAACATGTTACAAACTTcattgtcttttaattttgtctcGTTTGTTCCTTTTTCTTGAACTTATCCTGATAAAGTTTATGGGTTTTCGATTATCTGGAAATTATTTTGGAATTAAATTTACTGGTTTGTTGCTCGTACAAAAAGAAGGTAGCCATTTTAGTGAAAGGGGATATAACGTTGCAAGTAACTTGTTATGTTTGTATTTGTTCTTTTGTACCTAAAGCATTGCCAGAAATCACTTTACATGATACAGAATGGAATCTGTGTTTAAAACTATCTTTATCATG comes from the Nicotiana tabacum cultivar K326 chromosome 14, ASM71507v2, whole genome shotgun sequence genome and includes:
- the LOC107789397 gene encoding uncharacterized protein LOC107789397 isoform X2, whose amino-acid sequence is MNGRVSELNLNGLSLSGKIGRGLEKLQSLQVLSLSNNNFTGPISPELGLLINLENLNLSQNGLSGNIPASISKMTSLQFLDLSENSLSGPVSDTIFDNCGNSLRYLSLSGNFLEGAFPTTVSKCNNLNHLNVSRNHLSGDPGFSEGLWGLTRLRTLDLSHNELSGLVPNGVSLLHQLKEFLLQGNQFSGELPSDIGFCPHLNKLDLSENLFTGAIPESVQKLNALSFLTLSNNMINGDFPQWISNMSSLEYLNFSGNSLEGSLPDSIGDLKMLKYLSLSGNKLSGNIPKSMVYCTSLSTIRLKENALTGSIPEGLFGIGLEEADFSRNELSGSIPPGSGKLFESLQVLDLSGNNLTGNIPAEVGLFSKLRYLNLSWNNFQSRLPPEVGYFQNLTVLDLRYSALVGSIPGDICDSGSLGILQLDGNSLTGPIPDEIGNCSSLYLLSLSHNNLSGSIPRSLSMLRKLKILKLEYNQLSGEIPQELGKLENLLAVNISYNRLVGRLPFGSIFQNLDQSSLEGNLGICSPLLKGPCKMNVPKPLVLDPYAYGNQMGGQNRGDETSRSNSKRFKHHRFLSISSIVAISAAALIAVGVMVIALLNASVRRKIAFVDNALESMCSSSSKSGSLATGKLVLLDSKTSPDWTNNSLESVLNKACEIGEGVFGTVYKAPLGGEGRLVAIKKLVTSKILQYPEDFDREVRVLAKARHQNLISLRGYYWTPQLQLLVSDYAPEGSLQAKLHDRPSSSPPLSWSNRFKIVLGTAKGLAHLHHAFRPAIIHYNIKPSNILLDENLNPKISDFGLARLVTKLDKHMISNRFQSALGYVAPELACQSLRVNEKCDVYGFGMLILEIVTGRRPIEYCEDNVLILNDHVRVLLEQGNVLECVDPTLDTYPEEEVLPVLKLALVCTSQIPSSRPSMAEVVQILQVIKTPVPQRMEAY
- the LOC107789397 gene encoding probably inactive leucine-rich repeat receptor-like protein kinase At3g28040 isoform X1, whose protein sequence is MKMWVFSGPSCFLIFILYVGLIYGSLADETLQLNDDVLGLIVFKSALLDPNSKLLSWNEDDNSPCAWEFIKCNPMNGRVSELNLNGLSLSGKIGRGLEKLQSLQVLSLSNNNFTGPISPELGLLINLENLNLSQNGLSGNIPASISKMTSLQFLDLSENSLSGPVSDTIFDNCGNSLRYLSLSGNFLEGAFPTTVSKCNNLNHLNVSRNHLSGDPGFSEGLWGLTRLRTLDLSHNELSGLVPNGVSLLHQLKEFLLQGNQFSGELPSDIGFCPHLNKLDLSENLFTGAIPESVQKLNALSFLTLSNNMINGDFPQWISNMSSLEYLNFSGNSLEGSLPDSIGDLKMLKYLSLSGNKLSGNIPKSMVYCTSLSTIRLKENALTGSIPEGLFGIGLEEADFSRNELSGSIPPGSGKLFESLQVLDLSGNNLTGNIPAEVGLFSKLRYLNLSWNNFQSRLPPEVGYFQNLTVLDLRYSALVGSIPGDICDSGSLGILQLDGNSLTGPIPDEIGNCSSLYLLSLSHNNLSGSIPRSLSMLRKLKILKLEYNQLSGEIPQELGKLENLLAVNISYNRLVGRLPFGSIFQNLDQSSLEGNLGICSPLLKGPCKMNVPKPLVLDPYAYGNQMGGQNRGDETSRSNSKRFKHHRFLSISSIVAISAAALIAVGVMVIALLNASVRRKIAFVDNALESMCSSSSKSGSLATGKLVLLDSKTSPDWTNNSLESVLNKACEIGEGVFGTVYKAPLGGEGRLVAIKKLVTSKILQYPEDFDREVRVLAKARHQNLISLRGYYWTPQLQLLVSDYAPEGSLQAKLHDRPSSSPPLSWSNRFKIVLGTAKGLAHLHHAFRPAIIHYNIKPSNILLDENLNPKISDFGLARLVTKLDKHMISNRFQSALGYVAPELACQSLRVNEKCDVYGFGMLILEIVTGRRPIEYCEDNVLILNDHVRVLLEQGNVLECVDPTLDTYPEEEVLPVLKLALVCTSQIPSSRPSMAEVVQILQVIKTPVPQRMEAY